A stretch of the Fusarium musae strain F31 chromosome 2, whole genome shotgun sequence genome encodes the following:
- a CDS encoding hypothetical protein (EggNog:ENOG41), with protein sequence MSEFVDMLSGSEKTGEFHTLSAVVDHIAPPVPNNKPIQGISVLRGNLDGILPGLWTEAPPKEWSDGGKVSALTMDLGSPHITIPLTNTTFQNHRTSTLIISRYDFSTGSPKLIEQTDKKHLQKVAIPVQKRLSSINDLGIWAPLVPLTQPRVVTESFGNIVRRVDIEDESVPASTELEPAVDDLHASKSDLVQSPMGIWAMITPPTFVQSAGSSPYVNPDPEATFADGQSITELTAVTSDQLGVLYRQGGRLYQVLSGGGGWGSKKGLLSLDPEQTHFVVSEEEEMQRFIKAMEGGNFVPVSSKIQFFASTNASAGEPVGNKQTGVVFGTSSKLEVETDVNPSQPEARLLENHFGALSNVGIFVTSSDASMFSKPGFNNDWKLNVPNSRVYVV encoded by the exons ATGTCTGAGTTTGTAGATATGCTGTCAGGTTCTGAGAAGACTGGCGAGTTCCATACTCTGAGCGCTGTTGTTGACCACATCGCCCCGCCAGTGCCGAACAACAAACCCATCCAAGGCATATCTGTCCTCCGTGGTAATCTCGACGGTATCCTACCGGGACTATGGACAGAGGCGCCCCCAAAGGAATGGTCGGACGGCGGGAAGGTGTCAGCTCTAACGATGGATCTTGGCAGCCCGCATATCACTATCCCTCTTACCAACACCACTTTTCAGAACCACAGGACCTCGACACTTATTATTAGCCGTTACGACTTTTCGACTGGCTCTCCGAAGCTTATTGAGCAAACTGACAAAAAGCATTTGCAGAAAGTAGCCATTCCTGTTCAGAAAAGGCTCTCGTCAATCAACGACCTTGGTATCTGGGCCCCCCTCGTGCCTTTGACTCAACCCCGTGTGGTAACCGAGAGCTTTGGTAATATTGTACGGCGAGTCGACATTGAAGACGAGTCAGTTCCAGCATCGACTGAGCTCGAACCAGCTGTGGACGACCTCCATGCCAGCAAATCGGACTTGGTTCAGTCTCCTATGGGTATTTGGGCAATGATCACACCTCCAACTTTTGTTCAGTCGGCGGGCAGCTCGCCCTATGTCAATCCGGATCCCGAGGCAACATTCGCCGATGGCCAAAGCATCACGGAGCTAACAGCTGTGACTTCTGATCAACTGGGTGTCCTGTATAGGCAAGGGGGTAGATTGTACCAAGTTT TGAGTGGTGGCGGTGGTTGGGGGTCAAAGAAGGGTTTGCTGTCGCTTGACCCCGAGCAAACTCACTTTGTTGtgtctgaagaagaggagatgcAAAGGTTCATTAAAGCTATGGAAGGGGGCAACTTTGTCCCTGTGAGTTCCAAAATCCAGTTCTTTGCATCAACGAATGCTTCTGCTGGAGAGCCAGTCGGAAACAAACAAACTGGTGTGGTGTTTGGAACATCCAGCAAGCTCGAGGTCGAAACTGATGTGAATCCTTCTCAACCCGAGGCACGCTTGTTGGAAAATCATTTCGGCGCTCTCTCCAACGTGGGTATCTTTGTAACCTCGTCCGATGCCTCCATGTTTTCGAAACCTGGGTTCAACAACGACTGGAAACTCAACGTGCCTAACTCTCGGGTATATGTTGTATAG
- the PRP28 gene encoding mRNA splicing protein prp28 (BUSCO:EOG09261JWS): MPLDIEEILRQKKAADAAAAKPRFIPKAERERLAAEKAKKEEDAQKRKASEDAQKRREEEQKWAARSNGSSRHNDSTNGSSRVPTGPKAMNQENGRDRDGYRDQGRGRGRGREGRKGDKQAADKQSAEDIEATLLRSRYLGPQVNQQSNFSAKKKRMRTTEKKFNFEWDADEDTSRDNDPLYTRQAVNHNGSFAGVGGEFDDEAEERARKRARMIEQRDPENGKERAKGIMEDFFRARDKARQRADRTGLGKRWSEKSLGDMRERDWRIFKEDFGIATKGGMIPNPMRSWQESNLPKRLLNIVEDVGYKEPTPIQRAAIPIALQARDLIGVAVTGSGKTAAFLLPLLVYISDLPPLDELNKNDGPYALIMAPTRELVQQIESEARKFAGPLGFRVVSIVGGHSIEEQINNMGDGAEIIVATPGRLIDCLDRRVLVLAQCCYVIMDEADRMIDMGFEEPVNRILEALPVNNEKPDTEDAEDATKMKRYLGGNDRYRQTMMYTATMPPQVEKIAKKYLRRPAVVTIGNAGEAVDTVEQRVEFIPGEDRRKKRLQEILASNDFAPPIIVFVNIKRNCDAVARDIKQMGWTVATLHGSKTQEQREASLQSVRNGATQVLVATDLAGRGIDVPDVSLVVNFNMAPKIDSYTHRIGRTGRAGKSGVAITFLGPEDADTMYDLKQILSKSSISKVPEELKRHEAAQSKPVRGDGGGSRRDKEEGLGKGGW; encoded by the coding sequence ATGCCCCTCGATATTGAAGAAATCTTGCGGCAAAAGAAAGCTGCAGATGCCGCCGCCGCAAAGCCTAGGTTCATCCCCAAGGCTGAACGAGAGCGACTAGCAGCTgaaaaggcaaagaaggaggaagacgcGCAGAAGCGCAAGGCTTCCGAAGATGCGCAGAAACGGCGAGAGGAAGAACAAAAATGGGCCGCCAGATCAAACGGCTCTTCAAGGCACAACGATTCCACGAATGGATCATCGCGCGTACCAACGGGGCCCAAGGCCATGAATCAGGAGAATGGCCGTGACCGAGATGGATATCGAGATCAAGGACGAGGGaggggaaggggaagagaaggacGCAAGGGAGATAAACAGGCTGCGGATAAGCAGTCTGCGGAGGATATCGAGGCCACTCTCCTCCGATCACGATACCTGGGGCCCCAAGTTAACCAGCAGTCCAACTTTTCGGCGAAGAAGAAACGAATGCGAACAACAGAGAAGAAGTTCAATTTCGAGTGGGACGCTGATGAAGACACGTCACGCGACAACGATCCCTTATATACTCGACAGGCCGTCAACCACAATGGATCATTCGCCGGTGTTGGTGGAGAATTTGAcgacgaagccgaggagCGCGCTCGCAAAAGAGCTCGAATGATAGAGCAGAGAGATCCAGAGAACGGAAAAGAGAGAGCAAAGGGCATCATGGAAGACTTCTTCCGAGCACGCGACAAAGCGAGACAACGCGCTGATCGAACAGGACTGGGCAAGCGATGGTCTGAAAAGTCTTTGGGAGATATGCGCGAGCGGGATTGGCGAATTTTCAAAGAAGATTTTGGAATCGCTACGAAGGGCGGTATGATCCCGAACCCCATGCGAAGCTGGCAAGAATCGAACCTCCCTAAGCGGTTGCTCAACATTGTCGAGGACGTGGGTTACAAGGAGCCGACGCCCATTCAGCGAGCTGCAATCCCTATCGCGCTGCAAGCCCGCGATCTCATCGGTGTAGCTGTCACTGGTTCCGGAAAAACAGCCGCTTTCCTCCTACCACTGTTGGTCTACATCTCTGATCTACCGCCTCTCGACGAGCTCAATAAGAACGACGGCCCCTACGCTCTCATCATGGCCCCTACCCGAGAACTGGTGCAGCAGATCGAGTCTGAAGCCAGGAAGTTTGCTGGTCCCCTCGGCTTTCGCGTTGTGAGCATCGTCGGCGGCCACTCTATCGAGGAACAAATAAACAACATGGGCGATGGTGCTGAGATTATCGTTGCTACACCGGGTCGTCTTATCGACTGTCTCGATCGACGAGTGCTCGTCCTAGCACAATGTTGCTATGTCATTATGGATGAAGCAGATCGTATGATCGACATGGGTTTTGAGGAACCCGTTAACCGGATCCTCGAAGCATTACCAGTCAACAACGAGAAGCCGGATACAGAAGATGCCGAGGATGCAACAAAAATGAAGCGTTACTTAGGTGGAAACGATCGTTACAGACAGACCATGATGTATACAGCAACTATGCCGCCTCAAGTGGAAAAGATTGCCAAGAAGTACCTCCGCCGTCCAGCCGTCGTCACCATTGGTAACGCAGGTGAAGCCGTGGACACTGTCGAGCAGCGTGTCGAGTTCATTCCCGGCGAGGACCGTCGCAAGAAGCGTTTGCAAGAGATACTTGCCTCGAACGACTTTGCGCCACCCATTATTGTCTTTGTCAACATCAAGCGCAACTGCGATGCTGTCGCCCGCGATATTAAGCAGATGGGTTGGACGGTTGCCACACTCCATGGGTCCAAGACTCAGGAACAGCGAGAAGCTTCTCTCCAGTCAGTTCGCAACGGCGCGACGCAAGTTCTCGTTGCAACTGATCTTGCTGGccgtggtatcgatgttcCCGATGTCTCTCTCGTCGTCAACTTCAATATGGCCCCTAAAATCGACAGCTACACTCATCGTATCGGTCGAACAGGTCGTGCTGGCAAGAGTGGTGTTGCCATTACTTTCCTGGGTCCTGAGGACGCTGATACCATGTACGATCTCAAGCAAATTCTCAGCAAGAGCTCCATCTCCAAGGTACCAGAAGAGTTGAAGAGACATGAGGCTGCGCAGTCGAAACCAGTACGTGGTGATGGCGGAGGATCAAGGAGAGACAAGGAAGAAGGGTTGGGGAAAGGAGGCTGGTAG
- the CYT20 gene encoding Valine--tRNA ligase, mitochondrial encodes MATNSGRGNPIAASEGIQDATSTPPAVPAAEKKEIVESAAGAHATGQDAGAPKVKTEKELEKERKKAEKQAKFEAKKQKAAATAPKATKEKKPKEKKVEEEPLPEYVEDTPEGEKKRIRSFEDPHFKAYNPIAVESAWYSWWEKEGFFKPEFKPDGSVKDEGKFVIVHPPPNVTGALHMGHALGDSLQDLMIRWNRMQGKTTLWLPGCDHAGISTQSVVENMLWRKEGKTRHDLGREEFVNTVWKWKDEYHKRINKALTSMGGSFDWSREAFTMDKNLSAAVTETWVKLHEEGTIYRANRLVNWCTKLNTALSNLEVVNKELTGRTLLEVPGYDKKVEFGVIVHFKYPIEGSDELVEVATTRIETMLGDTGIAVHPKDERYKHLIGKTAIHPFIEGRKLPIIADEYVDMEFGTGAVKLTPAHDPNDFSLGQKHGLEFINILTDDGLMNENTGAYKGQKRFDVRYTIQDDLKAKGLYVDKKDNAMKVPLCEKSKDIIEPLLKPQWWVRMKELAEPALAAVRDGRIKIRPETAEKSYFRWLEDINDWCISRQLWWGHRCPVYYAKIEGGAGDIPEEKLWFAGRTREEAEEKAKAALPGKTYTLEQDEDVLDTWFSSGLWPFSTLGWPNNTHDLQTLYSTEVLETGWDILFFWIARMIMLGLKMTGDIPFKEVYCHSLVRDSEGRKMSKSLGNVVDPLDVISGIQLQSLHDKLLQGNLHPSEVTKATKYQKTAFPEGIPQCGADALRFTMINATTGGGDINLDVKIIHGYRKFCNKIFQATKYVLGSLPKDFTPSTSGVVRGETLAERWILHKMNTAAKEINRALEDREFSKSTLIVYRYWYNELCDVYIENSKAIIRDGTPKERESAIQTLYTTLEAALTMIHPFMPFITEEMWQRMPRRPEDQTKSIMVAKFPVYHEKLDDPESERAYELVLGCSKAARSLMAEYALKDEAEVIIQAYNDTALTTVKEQSSSIKTLSGKGIKGVEILNPDATRPAGCVAYPVSTEASVFLHVKGRVDLDAEIAKAQKKLDKAKSNIQKQEKILNDPGYLEKVSDAVRETDEKRLADAKQELNSFEETIKQFEQLKLE; translated from the exons ATGGCGACCAACAGTGGACGAGGAAACCCAA TCGCCGCCAGCGAGGGCATCCAGGACGCTACCAGCACTCCTCCAGCCGTTCCCGCcgcggagaagaaggagattgtcGAGTCTGCGGCCGGTGCGCATGCTACAGGTCAAGATGCCGGTGCGCCCAAGGTGAAGACCGAGAAGGAGT TGGAAAAAGAACGAAAGAAGGCCGAGAAACAGGCCAAGTTCgaagcaaagaagcaaaaggccgCTGCCACCGCCCCCAAAGCTaccaaagaaaagaagcctaaggaaaagaaggttgaggaggagccTCTCCCTGAATACGTCGAAGACACCCCCGAGGGCGAGAAAAAGCGAATCCGGTCATTTGAAGACCCCCATTTCAAGGCCTACAACCCCATTGCGGTTGAGTCAGCATGGTATAGCTGGTGGGAGAAGGAGGGCTTCTTCAAGCCCGAGTTCAAGCCCGATGGAAGCGTCAAGGACGAGGGCAAGTTCGTCATTGTTCACCCTCCCCCCAATGTCACTGGTGCTCTGCACATGGGTCACGCCCTTGGTGACTCCCTCCAGGATCTCATGATAAGATGGAACCGTATGCAGGGCAAGACTACCCTCTGGTTGCCCGGATGCGACCATGCTGGTATCTCTACGCAGAGCGTTGTTGAGAATATGCTCTGGAGAAAGGAGGGCAAGACAAGACACGACCTTGGTCGTGAGGAATTCGTTAACACCGTCTGGAAGTGGAAGGATGAATACCACAAACGCATCAACAAGGCCCTGACCAGTATGGGAGGATCCTTTGACTGGAGCAGAGAGG CTTTCACCATGGACAAGAACTTGTCTGCTGCTGTTACTGAGACCTGGGTCAAGCTTCACGAGGAGGGCACGATCTACCGAGCAAACCGACTTGTTAATTGGTGCACCAAGCTGAACACTGCACTTTCCAACCTCGAAGTCGTCAACAAGGAGTTGACTGGCCGTACCCTGCTCGAAGTCCCTGGATACGACAAGAAGGTCGAGTTCGGCGTCATTGTCCACTTCAAATACCCCATCGAAGGTTCCGATGAGCTTGTCGAGGTTGCCACCACCCGTATTGAGACTATGCTTGGTGATACCGGTATTGCTGTTCACCCAAAGGACGAGAGGTACAAGCACCTCATCGGAAAGACTGCCATCCACCCCTTTATCGAGGGCCGCAAGCTGCCCATCATCGCCGACGAGTATGTCGACATGGAATTCGGCACCGGCGCTGTCAAGCTTACTCCAGCTCACGATCCTAACGATTTCTCTCTCGGCCAGAAGCACGGTCTTGAGTTtatcaacatcttgaccGACGATGGTCTTATGAACGAGAACACCGGCGCTTACAAGGGCCAGAAGCGATTCGACGTCCGTTACACTATCCAAGAtgatctcaaggccaagggtctatatgttgacaagaaggatAATGCCATGAAGGTTCCTCTGTGCGAAAAGTCCAAGGATATCATCGAGCCTCTTCTGAAACCCCAATGGTGGGTTCGTATGAAGGAACTCGCTGAGCCTGCCTTGGCTGCTGTTCGAGACGGGCGCATTAAGATCCGACCAGAGACTGCTGAGAAGAGCTACTTCAGATGGCTCGAGGACATCAACGACTGGTGCATCAGCCGGCAGCTCTGGTGGGGTCACCGATGTCCCGTCTACTACGCTAAGATCGAGGGCGGCGCTGGAGATATCcctgaggagaagctctGGTTTGCCGGCCGAACACgagaggaggctgaggagaaagCCAAGGCTGCACTCCCTGGCAAGACATATACACTTgagcaagatgaggatgttCTTGACACATGGTTCTCCTCTGGGCTCTGGCCTTTTAGCACCCTTGGCTGGCCCAACAACACCCACGACCTACAAACTCTCTACTCTACAGAGGTCCTCGAGACAGGTTGGGatattctcttcttctggattGCCAGAATGATCATGCTTGGTCTCAAGATGACGGGTGATATTCCATTCAAGGAGGTCTATTGCCACAGTCTTGTTCGAGATTCCGAAGGTCGTAAGATGAGTAAGAGTTTGGGTAACGTCGTTGATCCCCTGGATGTCATCTCAGGTATCCAGCTGCAGTCTCTCCACGACAAGCTTCTGCAAGGTAACCTACACCCCAGCGAGGTCACAAAGGCTACCAAGTATCAGAAGACTGCCTTCCCTGAGGGTATCCCCCAGTGTGGTGCTGATGCCCTACGTTTCACCATGATTAACGCCACAACCGGCGGTGGTGACATCAACCTGGATGTCAAGATTATCCACGGATACCGCAAGTTCTGTAATAAGATCTTCCAGGCTACCAAGTATGTTCTGGGAAGTCTCCCCAAGGACTTCACTCCCTCGACGTCAGGGGTTGTCCGTGGCGAAACTCTTGCCGAGCGGTGGATTCTTCACAAGATGAACACCGCGGCCAAAGAGATCAACCGTGCTCTTGAGGATCGCGAGTTTTCCAAGTCAACATTGATTGTCTACCGCTACTGGTACAACGAGCTTTGCGATGTCTACATCGAGAACTCAAAGGCCATCATCCGCGACGGCACTCCAAAGGAGCGTGAGTCTGCTATCCAGACTCTCTACACTACTCTCGAGGCCGCTCTCACCATGATTCACCCTTTCATGCCCTTCATCACTGAGGAGATGTGGCAACGAATGCCCCGACGACCTGAGGATCAGACCAAGTCTATCATGGTCGCGAAGTTCCCCGTCTACCacgagaagcttgatgacCCAGAGTCTGAGCGCGCTTACGAGCTTGTTCTAGGCTGCTCCAAGGCCGCGCGCTCACTGATGGCTGAGTATGCCCtcaaggatgaggctgagg TTATCATCCAGGCTTACAACGATACTGCTCTCACTACCGTCAAGGAGCAGTCGTCTTCTATCAAGACCCTAAGCGGCAAGGGTATCAAGGGAGTCGAGATCCTCAACCCCGATGCTACTAGACCCGCTGGGTGCGTCGCCTATCCTGTCTCAACCGAGGCCTCCGTTTTCCTTCATGTCAAGGGCCgcgttgaccttgatgctgagatcgccaaggcccagaagaagctcgacaagGCAAAGAGCAATATCCAAAAACAGGAAAAGATTCTCAATGACCCTGGCTATCTTGAGAAGGTCTCAGACGCCGTCCGCGAGACAGACGAGAAGAGATTGGCAGATGCCAAGCAAGAGCTTAACAGCTTCGAGGAGACTATCAAGCAGTTTGAGCAGCTAAAGCTGGAGTag
- a CDS encoding hypothetical protein (CAZy:GT62) has translation MARPMGAVRLKKTNPLTLALGAILCIFIIVFLVSPSGKSATARRFESITAEHHLSPPTSPYRKSKSRSGVPLKPPPVVHYNLNNVTITTSPIANRENVLILTPMSRFYPGYWDNLLRLTYPHELITLGFILPKTKEGNQATTELQEHIHKTQKHGREGDRFKSIIILRQDFDPAIVSQDEAERHKLKNQKARREVMSKARNSLLFTTLGPDTSWVLWLDADIIETPTTLIQDLASFDKPLIVPNCFQRYYDEEHKQMAERPYDFNSWQDSETALALAAKMGPDEILLEGYAEMPTYRMLMAYLAVEGGDRNLVIPLDGVGGTALLVKADVHRDGAMFPPFPFYHLIETEGFAKMAKRLGWQPYGLPNYKVSHFSATMNTWH, from the coding sequence ATGGCCCGACCCATGGGGGCGGTTCGTCTCAAGAAGACGAATCCCTTGACACTCGCGCTTGGAGCGATCCTgtgcatcttcatcatcgtcttcctcgtctccCCGTCGGGCAAATCCGCAACCGCTCGCCGATTCGAGTCCATAACTGCAGAACATCATCTCTCGCCGCCGACTTCACCGTACCGAAAGTCAAAATCCCGATCTGGCGTACCGCTCAAGCCACCACCGGTTGTGCACTACAACCTTAACAATGTCACCATTACGACTTCGCCCATCGCGAACCGAGAAAATGTCCTCATCTTGACCCCCATGTCTCGATTCTATCCCGGCTACTGGGACAATCTTTTGCGCCTGACCTATCCTCATGAACTTATCACGTTGGGGTTCATCCtacccaagaccaaggagggCAACCAAGCCACCACCGAACTCCAAGAACACATCCACAAGACACAGAAGCATGGCCGTGAGGGTGACAGATTCAAGAGCATCATCATTCTTCGTCAAGATTTTGATCCTGCCATCGTGTCGCAGGATGAAGCCGAGCGCCACAAGCTTAAAAACCAGAAGGCCCGTCGCGAAGTTATGTCCAAGGCCCGGAATTCACTACTGTTCACGACTCTCGGACCCGATACCTCCTGGGTCCTGTGGCTAGATGCCGACATCATCGAGACTCCTACAACCCTGATCCAGGATCTCGCCTCGTTTGATAAGCCGCTCATTGTCCCAAACTGCTTCCAGCGATATTACGACGAGGAACATAAGCAAATGGCCGAGCGGCCATACGATTTTAACAGCTGGCAAGACAGCGAAACAGCGCTGGCACTCGCTGCCAAGATGGGACCCGACGAAATTCTTCTCGAGGGCTACGCTGAAATGCCAACATACCGAATGCTTATGGCATACCTGGCTGTCGAGGGCGGTGACCGTAATCTGGTCATCCCACTTGATGGAGTTGGAGGTACTGCCCTTCTAGTCAAGGCAGATGTGCATCGCGATGGTGCCATGTTCCCTCCCTTCCCCTTCTACCATCTTATTGAGACTGAGGGATTCGCCAAAATGGCTAAGCGATTAGGCTGGCAACCATACGGCCTGCCCAATTACAAGGTCAGTCATTTCTCCGCTACAATGAACACCTGGCACTAA
- the PEX4 gene encoding E2 ubiquitin-protein ligase peroxin 4, producing the protein MPPSSSNSAAASRSASRRLIKELDTWSTEQKEEKGIERLGPVNEGDLMEWESVINGRDIGHGYDEGRWLINISIPSTYPLAPPKMTFVTPIVHPNIALQTGEICLDLLKDAWTPAYSVLECVRAVRMLLGCPETDSPLNVDVAALLRSGDVLGTRKLVEFWCRDSDGRYEGP; encoded by the exons ATGCCACCTTCGTCATCAAACTCAGCCGCTGCGTCGCGAAGCGCAAGTCGACGACTGATAAAGGAGCTGGATACATGGAGCACTGAgcaaaaggaagagaagggtATCGAACGTCTTGGGCCAGTCAACGAGGGTGACTTGATGGAGTGGGAGTCCGTCATCAATGGACGAGATATAGGCCACGGCTACGATG AGGGGCGCTGGCTCATCAATATTTCTATCCCATCGACTTACCCCCTCGCACCACCAAAGATGACGTTCGTCACTCCCATTGTTCACCCGAATATTGCCCTTCAAACTGGCGAGATCTGCCTCGACCTGCTCAAGGACGCATGGACACCTGCGTATAGTGTCTTGGAGTGTGTTCGAGCCGTGCGCATGTTGCTGGGCTGCCCTGAGACTGATAGCCCACTCAACGTGGATGTTGCGGCCCTGTTACGTTCCGGTGATGTGCTTGGTACGAGGAAGCTAGTCGAGTTTTGGTGTCGGGATTCTGATGGGCGATATGAGGGGCCTTGA